The proteins below come from a single Aegilops tauschii subsp. strangulata cultivar AL8/78 chromosome 6, Aet v6.0, whole genome shotgun sequence genomic window:
- the LOC109763736 gene encoding glutathione synthetase, chloroplastic isoform X2: MNRTSRLVVSSPFCDKPFLCDKPNTETCSYSVHTQMPQDVPRSGTVPGVGLVHAPFSLLPTRFPASFWKQACELAPIFNELVDRVSLDGKFLQGSLSRTKQVDDFTARLLEIHAKMMAVNKKEDIRLGLHRSDYMLDSETNSLLQIELNTISTSFPGLGSLVSELHRTLLNQYGEVLGLDSERIPRNWAAIQFAEALGKAWVEYNNESAVVMMIVQAEERNMYDQYWLINHLKESHGVMTIRKTLAQVEAEGLVLPNGTLVVDGRPVAVVYFRAGYAPTDYPSEVEWSARLLIEQSSAIKCPSISYHLVGTKKIQQELAKPSVLERFLDNEEDIAKLRKCFAGLWSLDNEEIVKSAIEKPDLFVLKPQREGGGNNLYGHDLRETLIRLKNEQGEALAAYILMQRIFPRASLTQLVQGGVCFEELSISELGIFGSYLRNKDKVVINNQCGYLMRTKVSSSNEGGVAAGFAVLDSILLTDE, encoded by the exons ATGAACAGAACATCACGTTTGGTTGTGTCCTCTCCCTTTTGTGACAAGCCCTTTTTATGTGACAAGCCCAACACTGAGACATGCTCTTATTCTGTTCACACTCAAATGCCACAAGACGTACCG AGATCTGGAACAGTCCCAGGTGTTGGTTTGGTTCATGCTCCATTTTCGCTACTTCCAACACGTTTTCCAGCATCTTTTTGGAAGCAAGCATGTGAACTGGCTCCTATTTTCAATGAGCTTGTGGATCGTGTGAGCTTGGATGGGAAGTTCTTGCAAGGTTCTTTGTCTAG AACAAAGCAGGTTGACGATTTCACTGCTAGGTTGTTAGAAATTCATGCAAAGATGATGGCAGTAAACAAGAAGGAG GATATCCGCTTAGGGTTGCATCGATCTGACTACATGCTTGATTCTGAAACAAATTCTCTTCTTCAAATTGAGCTCAACACCATCTCAACATCATTTCCTGGTCTAGGCTCTCTTGTGAGCGAACTTCACAG GACCTTACTTAATCAATATGGTGAAGTCTTAGGTCTTGATTCTGAAAGGATTCCTCGGAACTGGGCAGCCATTCAATTTGCTGAAGCATTGGGCAAAGCATGGGTTGAGTATAATAATGAAAG CGCTGTAGTTATGATGATTGTTCAAGCTGAAGAAAGAAATATGTACGACCAGTACTGGCTCATCAATCATTTGAAAGAATC GCATGGTGTGATGACCATTAGGAAAACTTTGGCACAGGTGGAGGCCGAAGGACTAGTGCTTCCGAATGGAACACTTGTGGT AGATGGACGACCTGTTGCTGTTGTGTATTTCAGAGCTGGGTATGCACCGACTGACTACCCTTCAGAAGTG GAATGGAGTGCAAGGCTTTTGATTGAACAATCATCTGCTATTAAGTGCCCTTCAATATCCTACCATTTAGTCGGAACCAAAAAGATCCAGCAAGAGCTAGCAAAACCTAGTGTTCTTGAAAG GTTCCTTGACAACGAGGAAGACATTGCCAAGCTACGTAAATGCTTCGCAGGGTTATGGAGCTTGGACAATGAAGAAATAGTGAAATCAGCAATAGAAAAACCTGACTTGTTTGTCCTGAAACCTCAACGAGAAGGTGGAG GGAACAACTTGTATGGTCATGATTTGCGAGAAACACTGATCAGACTAAAGAACGAACAGGGAGAGGCGCTTGCGGCCTACATTTTGATGCAGCGGATTTTTCCGAGAGCTTCTCTTACTCAGCTTGTCCAGGGCGGTGTCTGCTTTGAGGAACTTTCAATCTCTGAGCTTGGAATATTTGGATCCTACCTGCG GAACAAAGATAAGGTAGTCATTAATAACCAATGTGGTTACTTGATGCGCACCAAAGTTTCTTCATCAAACGAAGGTGGAGTTGCTGCAGGATTTGCTGTTCTGGACAGCATTCTCCTCACAGATGAG TGA
- the LOC109763736 gene encoding glutathione synthetase, chloroplastic isoform X1, translating to MSSCVSSSHHHCARRLPAPTPRAHLAAAELCASPHRRRVGSLRAVRAEPPSSVAPAGGRKAAAVQAEMVEAAAMWCAMHGLVVGDRGDLRSGTVPGVGLVHAPFSLLPTRFPASFWKQACELAPIFNELVDRVSLDGKFLQGSLSRTKQVDDFTARLLEIHAKMMAVNKKEDIRLGLHRSDYMLDSETNSLLQIELNTISTSFPGLGSLVSELHRTLLNQYGEVLGLDSERIPRNWAAIQFAEALGKAWVEYNNESAVVMMIVQAEERNMYDQYWLINHLKESHGVMTIRKTLAQVEAEGLVLPNGTLVVDGRPVAVVYFRAGYAPTDYPSEVEWSARLLIEQSSAIKCPSISYHLVGTKKIQQELAKPSVLERFLDNEEDIAKLRKCFAGLWSLDNEEIVKSAIEKPDLFVLKPQREGGGNNLYGHDLRETLIRLKNEQGEALAAYILMQRIFPRASLTQLVQGGVCFEELSISELGIFGSYLRNKDKVVINNQCGYLMRTKVSSSNEGGVAAGFAVLDSILLTDE from the exons ATGTCCTCTTGCGTCTCCTCCTCCCATCACCACTGcgcccgccgcctccccgccCCAACGCCCCGGGCGCACCTCGCCGCAGCTGAGTTGTGCGCGTCCCCTCACCGCAGACGCGTCGGTTCCCTGAGGGCAGTGAGAGCCGAGCCGCCCTCGAGCGTGGCGCCGGCGGGGGGCAGGAAGGCTGCGGCGGTGCAGGCGGAGATGGTAGAGGCGGCGGCCATGTGGTGCGCCATGCACGGACTCGTCGTCGGCGACCGCGGCGACCTG AGATCTGGAACAGTCCCAGGTGTTGGTTTGGTTCATGCTCCATTTTCGCTACTTCCAACACGTTTTCCAGCATCTTTTTGGAAGCAAGCATGTGAACTGGCTCCTATTTTCAATGAGCTTGTGGATCGTGTGAGCTTGGATGGGAAGTTCTTGCAAGGTTCTTTGTCTAG AACAAAGCAGGTTGACGATTTCACTGCTAGGTTGTTAGAAATTCATGCAAAGATGATGGCAGTAAACAAGAAGGAG GATATCCGCTTAGGGTTGCATCGATCTGACTACATGCTTGATTCTGAAACAAATTCTCTTCTTCAAATTGAGCTCAACACCATCTCAACATCATTTCCTGGTCTAGGCTCTCTTGTGAGCGAACTTCACAG GACCTTACTTAATCAATATGGTGAAGTCTTAGGTCTTGATTCTGAAAGGATTCCTCGGAACTGGGCAGCCATTCAATTTGCTGAAGCATTGGGCAAAGCATGGGTTGAGTATAATAATGAAAG CGCTGTAGTTATGATGATTGTTCAAGCTGAAGAAAGAAATATGTACGACCAGTACTGGCTCATCAATCATTTGAAAGAATC GCATGGTGTGATGACCATTAGGAAAACTTTGGCACAGGTGGAGGCCGAAGGACTAGTGCTTCCGAATGGAACACTTGTGGT AGATGGACGACCTGTTGCTGTTGTGTATTTCAGAGCTGGGTATGCACCGACTGACTACCCTTCAGAAGTG GAATGGAGTGCAAGGCTTTTGATTGAACAATCATCTGCTATTAAGTGCCCTTCAATATCCTACCATTTAGTCGGAACCAAAAAGATCCAGCAAGAGCTAGCAAAACCTAGTGTTCTTGAAAG GTTCCTTGACAACGAGGAAGACATTGCCAAGCTACGTAAATGCTTCGCAGGGTTATGGAGCTTGGACAATGAAGAAATAGTGAAATCAGCAATAGAAAAACCTGACTTGTTTGTCCTGAAACCTCAACGAGAAGGTGGAG GGAACAACTTGTATGGTCATGATTTGCGAGAAACACTGATCAGACTAAAGAACGAACAGGGAGAGGCGCTTGCGGCCTACATTTTGATGCAGCGGATTTTTCCGAGAGCTTCTCTTACTCAGCTTGTCCAGGGCGGTGTCTGCTTTGAGGAACTTTCAATCTCTGAGCTTGGAATATTTGGATCCTACCTGCG GAACAAAGATAAGGTAGTCATTAATAACCAATGTGGTTACTTGATGCGCACCAAAGTTTCTTCATCAAACGAAGGTGGAGTTGCTGCAGGATTTGCTGTTCTGGACAGCATTCTCCTCACAGATGAG TGA
- the LOC109763740 gene encoding pentatricopeptide repeat-containing protein At4g20770: MANLAAQLAGVLQACIKRNPKPSRTHAKAAHARVLAGGLAADTFLLNRLVELYSLSGLPRDALRVFRTLPHPNAYSYNAALSAASRAGDLDAARTLLDEMPEPNVVSWNTVISALARSERAGEALGLYEGMLREGLIPTHFTLASVLSACGSMAALVDGRRCHGLVVKVGLEENLFVENALVGMYTKCGSVGDAVRLFDRMARPNEVSFTAMMGGLAQTGSVDDALRLFARMCRSGVHVDPVAVSSVLGSCAQAGASEFNVLRSFQLGQCIHALIIRKGFGADQHVGNSLIDMYTKCMQMDDAVKVFDSLPSVSIVSWNILITGFGQAGSYEKALEVLNVMVESGSEPNEVTYSNMLASCIKARDVPSARAMFDNISRPTLTTWNTLLSGYCQEELHQETIELFRKMQHQNVQPDRTTLAVILSSCSRLGNLDLGAQVHSASVRLLLHNDMFVASGLVDMYAKCGQISIARSIFNRMTERDVVCWNSMISCLAIHSFNKEAFDFFKQMRQNGMMPTSSSYATMINSCARLSSVPQGRQIHAQVAKDGYDQNVYVGSALIDMYAKCGNMDDARLSFDSMVTKNIVAWNEMIHGYAQNGFGEKAVELFEYMLTTEQRPDSVTFIAVLTGCSHSGLVDEAIAFFNSMESTYRITPLAEHYTCLIDGLGRAGRLVEVEALIEQMPCKDDPIVWEVLLAACAVHHNAELGECAAQHLFHLDPKNPSPYVLLSNIYASLGRHGDASGIRALMISRGVVKGRGYSWIDHKDDVRAFMVADDLQTVSGESKMFSNQESAAGVTEVHQKETCAG, translated from the coding sequence ATGGCGAATCTGGCGGCCCAGCTCGCTGGCGTGCTCCAAGCATGCATCAAGCGGAACCCAAAGCCCAGCCGCACCCACGCCAAGGCCGCCCACGCGCGCGTCCTTGCCGGTGGCCTCGCCGCCGACACCTTCCTCCTCAACCGCCTGGTCGAGCTCTACTCGCTCTCCGGCCTCCCGCGCGACGCCCTCCGCGTCTTCCGCACCCTGCCCCACCCCAACGCCTACTCCTACAATGCGGCGCTCTCGGCGGCCAGCCGCGCGGGCGACCTCGACGCGGCCCGGAcgctgctcgacgaaatgcccgAGCCGAACGTCGTCTCCTGGAACACCGTCATCTCCGCGCTCGCGCGGTCCGAGCGCGCGGGCGAGGCGCTGGGGCTGTACGAAGGGATGCTCCGGGAGGGCCTCATCCCGACGCACTTCACGCTCGCCAGCGTGCTCAGCGCTTGCGGCTCCATGGCCGCGCTCGTGGACGGGAGGCGCTGCCACGGGCTCGTGGTCAAGGTCGGGCTTGAAGAGAACCTGTTCGTGGAGAACGCGCTCGTTGGCATGTATACCAAGTGCGGCAGCGTCGGGGATGCTGTGCGGCTGTTCGACCGGATGGCTCGCCCGAACGAGGTGTCGTTCACGGCGATGATGGGAGGGCTCGCGCAGACCGGGTCCGTCGACGATGCGCTCAGGCTGTTCGCCAGGATGTGCAGGAGCGGGGTACATGTTGATCCCGTGGCCGTGTCAAGTGTTCTGGGCTCGTGCGCACAAGCTGGCGCCAGCGAGTTCAACGTTCTTCGCTCGTTCCAGCTTGGGCAGTGCATTCACGCCTTGATCATCAGAAAAGGCTTTGGGGCAGACCAGCATGTGGGGAACTCCTTGATCGATATGTACACCAAGTGCATGCAAATGGACGATGCTGTCAAGGTGTTCGACTCATTGCCCAGCGTCAGTATTGTTTCTTGGAACATCCTTATAACTGGATTCGGCCAGGCGGGCAGCTATGAGAAGGCTTTGGAAGTATTGAACGTGATGGTAGAGTCGGGCTCTGAGCCCAATGAGGTCACTTACAGTAACATGCTTGCGTCCTGTATTAAGGCGAGGGATGTTCCATCTGCTCGTGCAATGTTCGACAATATATCAAGGCCGACTTTGACTACGTGGAACACGCTTTTGTCTGGTTACTGCCAGGAGGAACTGCATCAAGAAACAATCGAGCTGTTTAGGAAAATGCAGCATCAAAATGTGCAGCCTGACCGAACAACTCTGGCCGTGATCCTCAGTTCATGCTCAAGATTGGGGAATTTGGACCTTGGAGCACAAGTTCATTCTGCTTCAGTAAGACTCCTGTTGCATAACGACATGTTTGTCGCTAGTGGTTTGGTCGATATGTATGCAAAATGTGGACAGATTAGTATTGCCAGGAGCATTTTCAACAGGATGACAGAGAGAGATGTGGTGTGTTGGAATTCCATGATCTCATGTTTGGCTATCCATTCTTTCAACAAAGAGGCCTTTGATTTCTTCAAGCAGATGCGACAAAATGGAATGATGCCCACATCCTCCTCCTATGCTACCATGATTAATTCATGTGCAAGACTTTCTTCCGTACCTCAAGGTAGGCAGATACATGCACAAGTTGCGAAAGATGGTTATGATCAGAATGTCTATGTGGGTAGTGCCCTGATTGATATGTATGCTAAATGTGGCAACATGGACGATGCACGCCTTTCCTTCGACAGCATGGTGACTAAGAATATAGTTGCATGGAATGAGATGATACATGGATATGCTCAGAATGGTTTCGGAGAAAAAGCCGTTGAACTATTTGAGTATATGTTAACTACAGAACAGCGGCCAGATAGTGTCACTTTCATTGCCGTCCTAACAGGATGTAGTCACTCCGGGCTCGTAGATGAAGCCATTGCATTCTTTAATTCCATGGAGAGTACTTACAGAATTACACCACTGGCTGAGCATTACACTTGTCTCATAGATGGATTGGGGCGAGCGGGTCGGCTTGTTGAAGTGGAGGCACTAATAGAACAGATGCCATGCAAAGATGATCCTATAGTGTGGGAAGTTCTACTTGCTGCCTGTGCTGTACATCACAATGCTGAATTGGGGGAATGTGCCGCGCAGCACCTGTTCCACCTTGATCCAAAGAACCCATCACCCTATGTTCTCTTGTCAAACATATATGCTTCCTTAGGCCGACATGGGGATGCATCAGGCATTAGGGCATTGATGATTAGCCGTGGAGTTGTCAAAGGTCGTGGATACAGCTGGATAGATCACAAGGATGATGTTCGTGCCTTTATGGTTGCTGATGATCTTCAGACGGTCAGTGGAGAATCTAAAATGTTCAGCAATCAAGAGAGTGCTGCTGGGGTTACAGAAGTACACCAGAAAGAGACATGTGCTGGTTGA
- the LOC109763736 gene encoding glutathione synthetase, chloroplastic isoform X3, translating into MSSCVSSSHHHCARRLPAPTPRAHLAAAELCASPHRRRVGSLRAVRAEPPSSVAPAGGRKAAAVQAEMVEAAAMWCAMHGLVVGDRGDLRSGTVPGVGLVHAPFSLLPTRFPASFWKQACELAPIFNELVDRVSLDGKFLQGSLSRTKQVDDFTARLLEIHAKMMAVNKKEDIRLGLHRSDYMLDSETNSLLQIELNTISTSFPGLGSLVSELHRDGRPVAVVYFRAGYAPTDYPSEVEWSARLLIEQSSAIKCPSISYHLVGTKKIQQELAKPSVLERFLDNEEDIAKLRKCFAGLWSLDNEEIVKSAIEKPDLFVLKPQREGGGNNLYGHDLRETLIRLKNEQGEALAAYILMQRIFPRASLTQLVQGGVCFEELSISELGIFGSYLRNKDKVVINNQCGYLMRTKVSSSNEGGVAAGFAVLDSILLTDE; encoded by the exons ATGTCCTCTTGCGTCTCCTCCTCCCATCACCACTGcgcccgccgcctccccgccCCAACGCCCCGGGCGCACCTCGCCGCAGCTGAGTTGTGCGCGTCCCCTCACCGCAGACGCGTCGGTTCCCTGAGGGCAGTGAGAGCCGAGCCGCCCTCGAGCGTGGCGCCGGCGGGGGGCAGGAAGGCTGCGGCGGTGCAGGCGGAGATGGTAGAGGCGGCGGCCATGTGGTGCGCCATGCACGGACTCGTCGTCGGCGACCGCGGCGACCTG AGATCTGGAACAGTCCCAGGTGTTGGTTTGGTTCATGCTCCATTTTCGCTACTTCCAACACGTTTTCCAGCATCTTTTTGGAAGCAAGCATGTGAACTGGCTCCTATTTTCAATGAGCTTGTGGATCGTGTGAGCTTGGATGGGAAGTTCTTGCAAGGTTCTTTGTCTAG AACAAAGCAGGTTGACGATTTCACTGCTAGGTTGTTAGAAATTCATGCAAAGATGATGGCAGTAAACAAGAAGGAG GATATCCGCTTAGGGTTGCATCGATCTGACTACATGCTTGATTCTGAAACAAATTCTCTTCTTCAAATTGAGCTCAACACCATCTCAACATCATTTCCTGGTCTAGGCTCTCTTGTGAGCGAACTTCACAG AGATGGACGACCTGTTGCTGTTGTGTATTTCAGAGCTGGGTATGCACCGACTGACTACCCTTCAGAAGTG GAATGGAGTGCAAGGCTTTTGATTGAACAATCATCTGCTATTAAGTGCCCTTCAATATCCTACCATTTAGTCGGAACCAAAAAGATCCAGCAAGAGCTAGCAAAACCTAGTGTTCTTGAAAG GTTCCTTGACAACGAGGAAGACATTGCCAAGCTACGTAAATGCTTCGCAGGGTTATGGAGCTTGGACAATGAAGAAATAGTGAAATCAGCAATAGAAAAACCTGACTTGTTTGTCCTGAAACCTCAACGAGAAGGTGGAG GGAACAACTTGTATGGTCATGATTTGCGAGAAACACTGATCAGACTAAAGAACGAACAGGGAGAGGCGCTTGCGGCCTACATTTTGATGCAGCGGATTTTTCCGAGAGCTTCTCTTACTCAGCTTGTCCAGGGCGGTGTCTGCTTTGAGGAACTTTCAATCTCTGAGCTTGGAATATTTGGATCCTACCTGCG GAACAAAGATAAGGTAGTCATTAATAACCAATGTGGTTACTTGATGCGCACCAAAGTTTCTTCATCAAACGAAGGTGGAGTTGCTGCAGGATTTGCTGTTCTGGACAGCATTCTCCTCACAGATGAG TGA